CCTGAAGGAAATTGCGCGCCTGCTCGAGGTGCCGCAGGGCATGGGCGTCATCCTTCGCACCGCCGGTGCCAACCGCACCAAGGTCGAGGTCAAGCGCGACTTCGAATATCTGATGCGCCTCTGGGAGAATGTGCGCACGCTGACGCTGGCGTCCACCGCTCCCTGCCTCGTCTATGAGGAAGGCTCGCTGATCAAGCGTTCGATCCGCGACCTCTACAACAAGGATATCAGCGAAGTCATCGTTTCCGGCGAAGAAGGCTATCGTGAAGCGAAAGACTTCATGAAGATGCTGATGCCGAGCCATGCCAAGGTGGTTCAGCCCTACCGCGACATCCATCCGATCTTTTCGCGTTCCGGCATCGAGGCTCAGCTCGACCGCATGCTGCAGCCGCAGGTGACGCTGAAATCTGGCGGCTACTTGATCATGAACCAGACCGAAGCGCTGGTCTCGATCGACGTCAACTCCGGCCGCTCGACCCGCGAACATTCGATCGAGGACACCGCGCTGCAGACGAACCTCGAGGCTGCAGACGAAGTCGCCCGCCAGCTTCGCCTTCGCGACCTTGCCGGCCTGATCGTCATCGACTTCATCGACATGGAAGAGAAGCGCAACAACCGCGCCGTCGAGAAGAAGCTGAAGGAATGCCTGAAGAACGACCGCGCCCGCATCCAGGTCGGCCGGATCTCGCATTTCGGCCTGCTCGAAATGTCGCGCCAGCGCATCCGCGCTTCAGTTCTCGAATCGACCACGCAGGTGTGCTCGCATTGCGGCGGCAGCGGCCATGTGCGTTCGCAGTCCTCCGTCGCGCTGCATGTCCTGCGCGGCATCGAGGAATATCTGCTCAAGAACACCACGCACAACATCACCGTGCGCACCACGCCTGACATCGCGCTCTACCTGCTCAACCACAAGCGCCAGACGATCGTCGATTATGAGAGCCGCTTCGGCGTCGCGATCATGATCGATGCGGACGGCTCGGTCGGCGCGCAACATTTCGCGATCGATCGCGGCGAGCCGGTGGAAAACCCGGTCAAGATTGAAACCCTCTTCAACTTCGCAGCCATTCCCGAGGATGACGACGACGATATCGTCATCGAAGTGGATGAGGAGGAAGACGAGGAACTCGAGGAAAAGCCGGCCGTTTCCGAGCGGCCCGTTGCGGCCCGCGCGGAAAGCGAAGCCGACGGAAATCGCAAGCGCAAGCGCCGCAGGCGCCGCCGCGGCCGCAACGGCAATGCCGAACAGCCGGTATCGGCAGGCGAAGCCGGCGACGAGGATGAGGACGGCGACGACGAGGGCGGCGAAGGTGATGAAAACACCGAAGCCACGCCCGAGACACGCGCTGAAAGCGAGGAATCGCAGCGCCGCAAGCGCCGCCGTCGCGGCAAGCGTGGCGGCCGTCGCAATCGCGCCGAGGATGGTTCCGAACTGACGGCTGGCGAAGCCGGTGAAGACAATGGTGGCGACGAGGACGAAGGCGACGACGTTTCGAACGACGGCGCTCCGGGCGAAGCCGTAGCGGTCGAAGCGATTGCCGAACAGGCCGACGAAGGCCAGGCCGCGATGGCAGCCGTGGAGAGCGCGCCTGTCATAACCGAAGAGGTGAAGCCCGCCCGTGCCCGCGGCCGCCGCAAACCGGCTGCAGCGCCGGTCGAGGAACCGGTTGCAGCGCCGGTCGAGGAACCGGTTGCAGAGACGGCCCCTGCGGTCGAGCCCGAACCGGAATTGGTGGAAGCCTCCGCCGATCTCGAAACGGCCGTTCAGGAAGAAGCAAAGCCGGTTCGCGCCAACCGCGAATCCAACATCTCCTCCTCCGAGCCGACGGTGAAATCCACCCGCGTCGAGAATGGCGAAGGCGATGACGGCAAGCCCAAGAAAGCCGGCTGGTGGCAGCGCCGTGGCTTCTTCTGAACGCTGATTTTCGGACGTAAACACTGAAATCCGGCCGCGGCGACGTGGCCGGATTTTCGTTTATGACGAGGGCTCGTGGCCGAGCTTGAATAACGTGGCGCAGATGTGTATATTTTGCGATATTCATACACATGAGGCGCGATCGTGCGGACAAATATAGATATCGATGATGCCTTGCTCGACGCGGCAATGACCGCCACCGGACTGGCGACAAAAAAGGCCACCGTCGAACAAGCGTTGCAAAATCTTGTCGAGAGGCACCGCCGTGGCAATGCCATCGCAAACCTTGCAGGAATAGGTTGGGAAGGCGACCTGGACGTGATACGTCGCGACCGGCCCGACGATAAACGGTGATCGTCGTCGACAGTTCGGTCTGGATTGCGCATCTGCGTGGGATAGAAAGCGCCGCCAGATGGCGGCTGCAGAACATCGAGGATCCGCTGGATATTGTTGTCGGGGACCTGATCCTTTTGGAAGTGCTTCAGGGCGCGCGCAATGAACGCCATGCAACGGTGGTCGAAGAAAGCCTACGCCAGTTCACAGTCCGCCCGATGCTTGGCGACAGCCTCGCCGTCAAGGCGGCTCGTAACTATCGCCTGCTGCGAGAACGCGGCATCACGGTGCGCAAGACCATCGATGTGATCATCGGCACCTTCTGCATTGAGGAAGGCTATGCGCTCTTGCACGATGATCGCGACTTCGATCCGATGACCGAGCATCTCGGCCTCAGGATCGCCTGACTTCAGAGAGCCCGATCGGACAGATCGGTTGCTCCCCATGGAAAGTGAGGAACAGGTGCTCTCGCCATCCTACCATCCCGACAGATGAGCGGCATCAACGGCCGCCATCGAGGGTAACGAGACGGCGCAAAGCGCTTCTATATCGCTTGGTTCCACTCAGCGAAGCGCGATCATCATCCCTCGGCGGCGATCAGGCGGCCGGGGGATAGAGCAGGTCGACGATATAGCTGGCGTCGAAGCGGGAATCGAGCATGCCGTAGGTGGAGCGCCAGCCGCCGGCAAGACGCGTCTCGATGAAGGCATCGGCAATGCGCCCTGCCCCCAGGCGATAGAGCTCAGCGGCACCGGCGGCGAGCGCCAGCTGCTCGACGAGCAGGCGCGCGGCGCCCTCATCCTGTTCGCACAGCGCGATTGCGGCGCGCAGCACGTCGATGGTCTTCTTGCCGGCAGGGCCGAGATCGCGGGCAAGGCCGGCGAAGACCGTTTCGAACAGATCCTTGCCGCGGTTGAGCACGCGCAGCACGTCGAGCGCCATGACGTTGCCGGAGCCCTCCCAGATGGCGTTGACGGGAGCCTCGCGGTAATGGCGGGCGATCGGGCGCTCTTCGATGTAGCCGTTGCCGCCGATGCATTCCATCGCCTCGTAGATCAGTGCAGGCGCGATCTTGCAGCACCAGTATTTGGCGACCGGCGTCATGACGCGGGCATAGGCCGCCTCCTCGGCATTGCCGCGCGCCTTGTCGAAGGCGTCGGCAAGACGGAAGGACAGTGCCGTCGCGGCGGCGACATCGAGCGCCATGTCGGCGAGCACGCGCGTCATGATCGGCTGGTTGACGAGCATCTTGCCGAAGACGCTGCGGCCGCGGGTGTGGTGCACGGCTTCGGCGAGCGAGGCGCGCATCATGCCTGACGAGGCCAGCGCGCAGTCGAGCCGGGTCAGCGTCACCATGTCGAGGATGGTGCGGATGCCGGCATCCGGACCACCGAGCAGGAAACCGAACGTGTCTGTAAATTCCACCTCGGAAGAGGCGTTGGAGCGGTTGCCGACCTTGTCCTTCAGCCGTTGGAACTGCAGCCCGTTGGCGGAACCATCCTCCAGAAGGCGGGGCACGAGAAAGCAGCCCATCCCCTCCTTCGTCTGCGCCAACATGATGAAGGCATCGCTCATCGGCGCCGACATGAACCACTTGTGCCCGGACAGCCGGTAGATGCCCTCGCTGACCTTTTCGGCAGCGCTCCTGTTGGCGCGCACATCCGTGCCGCCCTGCTTTTCCGTCATGCCCATGCCGATGGTCACGGCGGATTTCTGCATGGCGGGCTTGTTCGACGAATCATATTTGCGCGAGAGGATTTTCGGCGCCCAGTCCTTCTGGACCGCGGGCGAAGCCGAGAGCGCCGCAACGGAGGCGCTCGTCATCGTCAGCGGGCAAAGATGGCCGGATTCCAGCTGCGACGTCAGATAAAACCGCGCGGCGCGAACCTTGTGGGCCTCGTCCTTGGCGTCGGTATCGGCCTGGGGATCCCAGACGGAGGAATGCAGGCCGACCGACATGGAACGGCGCATCAATGCATGCCAAGCAGGATGGAATTCGACGACGTCGAGGCGTTCACCGCGCGGACCGTGGGTGCGCAGCTGCGGCGCGCCCTGGTTTGCCATGCGCGCCATCTCCTGCGCCTCCGGCGAGGTGACGTAGCGGCCCATGTTTTCCAGGTCTTCGCGGATGCCGCGCGGCAGGGCCGCCGTCAGGTCGACGATCAGCGGATCGGACCGATAGGCGTTGATGCCGGACCACAGGCTCGGCTGGTTGAGTTCTGCGAGTTTGTCGTCAGTCCGGTTGGCGGAGGTCATAATTCGCTTCTAGTGTAAGAGCCCGGCAAAGGGAAACCGGAAGTTATGATTCGGTTCATTCTGCTCTATCGGAATTCGGGCGAAAATGCATGGGGACATAAGCCTTTGCCCACAGCACATGCTTGCCCCGGCGGGCAGCACTCTTTATAGACCCGCCAGAGACAGCAAGAGGCAGGGTCATGGTCTTTTTCCCCCACCGCCACCTCATCGGCATCAAGGGCCTCACCGAGCAGGATATCACCTATCTTCTCGACAAGGCGGACGAGGCCGTCAAGATCAGCCGCCAGAGAGAGAAGAAAACGTCGACGCTGCGCGGGCTGACGCAGATCAACCTCTTCTTCGAGGCATCAACCCGCACGCAGGCCTCCTTCGAGCTTGCCGGCAAGCGGCTCGGCGCCGACGTCATGAACATGTCGGTCGGCAACTCCTCTGTGAAGAAAGGCGAAACGCTGATCGATACGGCAATGACGCTGAATGCGATGCGCCCCGACGTGCTGGTGATCCGCCATTCGAGCGCCGGTGCGGCCGCCCTTCTTGCCCAGAAGGTCTCCTGCTCGGTCGTCAATGCCGGCGACGGGCAGCACGAACATCCGACCCAGGCACTGCTCGACGCGCTGACGATCCGCCGCGCCAAGGGCAAGCTGTCGCGCATCATCGTGGCGATCTGCGGCGACGTGCTGCATTCGCGGGTGGCGCGCTCCAATATCCTGCTGCTCAACGCCATGGGCGCCCGCGTGCGTGTCGTTGCGCCCGCGACTCTCCTGCCTGCGGGCATCGCCGAGATGGGCGTCGAGGTCTTCCATTCGATGAAGGAAGGGCTGAAGGACGCCGACGTGGTGATGATGCTGCGGCTGCAGCGCGAGCGCATGTCCGGCGCCTTCGTGCCTTCAGTGCGCGAATACTATCACTTCTACGGGCTCGACGCCGAAACGCTGAAGGCGGCCAAGGAGGATGCGCTGGTCATGCATCCCGGCCCGATGAACCGCGGCGTCGAAATCGCTTCGGAAGTGGCGGACGGGCCGCAGAGCGTGATCGCCGAACAGGTGGAGATGGGGGTCGCGGTGCGCATGGCCGTCATGGAGACGCTGCTCGTCTCGCAGAACCAGGGTCCCCGAAGCGATGGAATGATGGCATGAGCAACCCGATCGTCCTCAAGAACGTCCGCATCATCGACCCGTCGCGCAATCTCGACGAGGTCGGGACGATCATTGCCAAAAACGGCGTGATTCTCGCCGCGGGCCACAAGGCGCAAAACCAGGGTGCACCGGAAGGCGCCGTCATCCGCGATTGCACGGGCCTTGTCGCGACGCCCGGCCTTGTCGATGCGCGCGTCCATGTCGGCGAACCCGGCGGCGAGCACCGTGAGACGATCGCCTCGGCGAGCCGGGCGGCGGCGGCCGGCGGCGTCACCTCGATCATCATGATGCCGGACACCGATCCCATCATCGATGACATCGCGCTCGTCGAATTCGTCAAGAAGACGGCGCGGGATACGGCCGACGTCAACGTCTATCCAGCAGCCGCCATCACCAAGGGCCTTGCCGGCGAGGAGATGACGGAGATCGGCCTGTTGATGCAGGCGGGCGCCGTTGCCTTCACCGATGCCCATTCCAGCGTCCACGACACGCAGGTGCTGCGCCGGATCATGACCTATGCGCGCGAATTCGGCGCCGTCGTCTCCTGCGAGACGCGCGACAAATATCTCGGCGCCAACGGCGTCATGCATGAGGGGCTTTTTGCCAGCTGGCTCGGGCTCTCCGGCATTCCAAAGGAAGCCGAGCTCATCCCGCTCGAACGCGATCTCAGGATCGCGCATCTGACGCGCGGCCGTTATCACGCCGCGATGATCTCGGTGCCGGAATCGGTCGAGGCGATCGAGCGTGCCCGCAGCCGCGGCGCCAAGGTGACCTGCGGCATCTCGATCAACAATCTGGCGCTCAACGAAAACGACATCGGCGAATACCGCACCTTCTTCAAGCTCTATCCGCCGCTGCGCCCGGAAGACGACCGGGTGGCGATGGCCGACGCCGTTGCGAGCGGTGCGATCGATATAATCGTCTCCTCGCACGACCCGCAGGATGTCGATACGAAGCGCCTGCCCTTCGGCGAGGCAGAGGATGGCGCGATCGGCCTCGAAACCATGCTGGCGGCAGCGCTCAGACTTCATCATGGCGGCCAGGTGAGCCTAATGCGCCTGATCGACGCTATGTCGACCCGCCCCGCTCAGATTTTCGGCCTGAATGCCGGCACGCTGAAGCCCGGCGCTGCGGCCGATATCGCGCTGATCGATCTCGATGAGCCTTGGCTTGTCGCCAAAGACATGCTTCTCTCCCGCTCGAAGAATACGCCGTTCGAGGATGCGCGCTTCAGTGGGCGGGCGGTCGCGACATACGTCTCGGGAAAGCTTGTCCACGCAATTTAGAACCGACACGATCGCCGTCCATCCCGCAACGGGAGAAGGCTGACTCGAGGATAGGCCACGGAGAGGCTGAGGGGACATATGTTATCCAATCTCATGTCATGGCAGATCACGCTGCCGATCGCGCTTGCCGCCGCCGTTATCGGTTATCTCTTCGGCTCGATCCCGTTCGGCCTGATCCTCACGCGCGCCGCCGGCCTCGGCGACGTGCGCAGCATCGGCTCCGGCAATATCGGCGCGACCAATGTACTGAGAACAGGAAACCGGACGCTCGCCGCGGCGACGCTGCTGCTCGATGCGCTGAAGGCATCGGCCGCGGCCTGGGTCGTCGGCTATTTCCTCGGTGAGGAAGCCGCGATCATCGCCGGCTTCTTCGCCTTTATCGGCCATCTTTTCCCGGTCTGGATCGGCTTCAAGGGCGGCAAAGGTGTCGCCACCTATATCGGCACCCTGCTCGGCGTCGCGCCGATCATGGTCGTGCTCTTCGCCGCCGTCTGGCTGGCGGTCGCCTTCACCACCCGCTACTCCTCACTGTCGGCGCTGGTTGCCATGCTTGTCATTCCAGTTGCCCTGTGGATATTGGGCAACGAAAAAGTTGCGGCAGTGATGGCAATCATGACCCTCATCTCCTACTGGAAGCACAAGGCAAATATTTCTCGCCTGATGGGCGGGACGGAAAGCAAGATCGGGGCGAAGGGATAATGGATGCGCTGAACGCCGAACCAAAAGGCGTCGTGCTGACCGAGCGGCAAAGAATTGCCTGGCTGCGCCTCATCCGTTCCGACAATATCGGCCCCGCCACCTTTCGTGACCTCATCAATCATTTCGGTTCGGCCGAGGCAGCACTTGCCGCACTGCCGGAGCTTTCGGCGCGTGGCGGCGCCACACGGGCAATCCGCATCGCCAGCGAGGCCGAGGCGCATCGGGAACTGGAGGCGGCGCGTCGCTTCGGGGCCCGCTTCGTCGGCATCGGTGAGCCGGACTATCCGCAAGCGCTGAAGCAGATCGACGGCGCGCCGCCGCTTCTGGCCGTCAAGGGCACACTTGCCGCTGCCAAACGACCGGCCGTCGGCATCGTCGGCTCGCGCAATGCCTCGATCGCAGGCGCGAAATTCGCAGCGATGGTGGCGCGTGACTGCGGCCGGGCGGGTTACACCGTGGTCTCCGGCCTGGCACGCGGCATCGACACCGCCGCCCACCGGGCAAGCCTCGACACAGGCACGATCGCAGCACTCGCCGGCGGCCTCGACCAACCCTACCCGCCGGAGAATATCGGCCTGCTCGAAGAGATAACCGGCGGCAATGGCCTGGCGGTGAGCGAGATGCCCTTCGGCTGGGAACCCCGCGCCCGCGACTTCCCACGCCGAAACCGGCTGATCGCCGGCATCGGGCTCGGCCTCGTCGTCATTGAAGCGGCGACGCGTTCGGGCTCGCTGATCACGGCGCGGCTTGCCGGCGAGTTCGGCCGCCTGGTGTTTGCCGTGCCTGGCTCGCCACTCGATCCGCGCTGCCATGGCACCAACGGCCTGCTGAAGGACGGCGCTTCGATCGTCACCGCACCCGCCGATGTCATCGAGGCCCTGGCGCCGCTTGCGCAATTCGAGCTGTTCCCGTCATCGATGGCGGAGGAACTGGCACCTGACGGCAAGGCAATGTCGGTGCCACCAGGTGATTCCGATCGAAACCGCATCATCGATGCGCTCGGGCCGACGCCGGTCGAGATCGACGACGTCATCCGCCATACCGGCCTGTCGGCATCCGCGGTCTATCTCATCCTTCTGGAGCTTGATATCGCCGGCAGGCTGCACCGGCATCAGGGCGGCCTCGTCTCGCTTTCAGATTGAACCTGAGTACGACATCGGGTGGCGGCTTTCGAATTGCCGAACGCTGAGTCGAAAACCTTCGACAGCATATCTAAAATTGTATTTTACCGACAATCTCCCTTTGGCTGCAGCGAACACAAGAGGTAAAATTGTAGCAAACCCCTTGACCGCGGCGATTTCCCTGTCCATGTCGGAGGGCCGATATCCATGTTGCGGTGTGTGTCGCGCTGGCTTCAACGCTGGCGTCGTTTCCTTTTTAGAGAATCATCATGAATGTTGTAGTGGTGGAATCGCCTGCCAAGGCCAAGACGATCAATAAGTATCTGGGTCCGGGATACAAAGTGCTCGCCTCCTTCGGCCATGTGCGCGATCTGCCTGCCAAGGACGGCTCAGTTCTTCCTGATCAGGACTTCGAAATGCTTTGGGAGGTCGACAGCGCCTCCGCCAAGCGCATGAAGGACATTGCCGACGCGTTGAAATCCTCGGACGGCCTCATTCTCGCGACCGACCCGGATCGCGAAGGCGAAGCGATTTCCTGGCATGTTCTCGACATGCTGAACAAGAAGCGCGCGCTCACCGGCAAGTCGGTCAAGCG
The nucleotide sequence above comes from Rhizobium indicum. Encoded proteins:
- a CDS encoding Rne/Rng family ribonuclease, which codes for MADKMLIDASHEEETRVVVVRGNRIEEFDFESQHKKQIRGNIYLAKVTRVEPSLQAAFVDYGGNRHGFLAFAEIHPDYYQIPLADRQALLRAEAEEHRRDEDVEHVETAPMVDLSKQDQPDVGIVPAETPETAAVTEETAAVEAAASPEATEEAPAKKARPRRSRKKVVEPVAETTATEDAVPTDVEAEGASSVDNEDDGSTGGAMAAMVETDSISEDVDTSKRRHDDDDDDDDHGEEEVIESVGAEDAMEEVPDRVQRKPRKQYRIQEVIKRRQILLVQVAKEERGNKGAALTTYLSLAGRYSVLMPNTARGGGISRKITNPADRKRLKEIARLLEVPQGMGVILRTAGANRTKVEVKRDFEYLMRLWENVRTLTLASTAPCLVYEEGSLIKRSIRDLYNKDISEVIVSGEEGYREAKDFMKMLMPSHAKVVQPYRDIHPIFSRSGIEAQLDRMLQPQVTLKSGGYLIMNQTEALVSIDVNSGRSTREHSIEDTALQTNLEAADEVARQLRLRDLAGLIVIDFIDMEEKRNNRAVEKKLKECLKNDRARIQVGRISHFGLLEMSRQRIRASVLESTTQVCSHCGGSGHVRSQSSVALHVLRGIEEYLLKNTTHNITVRTTPDIALYLLNHKRQTIVDYESRFGVAIMIDADGSVGAQHFAIDRGEPVENPVKIETLFNFAAIPEDDDDDIVIEVDEEEDEELEEKPAVSERPVAARAESEADGNRKRKRRRRRRGRNGNAEQPVSAGEAGDEDEDGDDEGGEGDENTEATPETRAESEESQRRKRRRRGKRGGRRNRAEDGSELTAGEAGEDNGGDEDEGDDVSNDGAPGEAVAVEAIAEQADEGQAAMAAVESAPVITEEVKPARARGRRKPAAAPVEEPVAAPVEEPVAETAPAVEPEPELVEASADLETAVQEEAKPVRANRESNISSSEPTVKSTRVENGEGDDGKPKKAGWWQRRGFF
- a CDS encoding type II toxin-antitoxin system VapB family antitoxin, which codes for MRTNIDIDDALLDAAMTATGLATKKATVEQALQNLVERHRRGNAIANLAGIGWEGDLDVIRRDRPDDKR
- the vapC gene encoding type II toxin-antitoxin system VapC family toxin, producing the protein MIVVDSSVWIAHLRGIESAARWRLQNIEDPLDIVVGDLILLEVLQGARNERHATVVEESLRQFTVRPMLGDSLAVKAARNYRLLRERGITVRKTIDVIIGTFCIEEGYALLHDDRDFDPMTEHLGLRIA
- a CDS encoding acyl-CoA dehydrogenase family protein, translating into MTSANRTDDKLAELNQPSLWSGINAYRSDPLIVDLTAALPRGIREDLENMGRYVTSPEAQEMARMANQGAPQLRTHGPRGERLDVVEFHPAWHALMRRSMSVGLHSSVWDPQADTDAKDEAHKVRAARFYLTSQLESGHLCPLTMTSASVAALSASPAVQKDWAPKILSRKYDSSNKPAMQKSAVTIGMGMTEKQGGTDVRANRSAAEKVSEGIYRLSGHKWFMSAPMSDAFIMLAQTKEGMGCFLVPRLLEDGSANGLQFQRLKDKVGNRSNASSEVEFTDTFGFLLGGPDAGIRTILDMVTLTRLDCALASSGMMRASLAEAVHHTRGRSVFGKMLVNQPIMTRVLADMALDVAAATALSFRLADAFDKARGNAEEAAYARVMTPVAKYWCCKIAPALIYEAMECIGGNGYIEERPIARHYREAPVNAIWEGSGNVMALDVLRVLNRGKDLFETVFAGLARDLGPAGKKTIDVLRAAIALCEQDEGAARLLVEQLALAAGAAELYRLGAGRIADAFIETRLAGGWRSTYGMLDSRFDASYIVDLLYPPAA
- a CDS encoding aspartate carbamoyltransferase catalytic subunit encodes the protein MVFFPHRHLIGIKGLTEQDITYLLDKADEAVKISRQREKKTSTLRGLTQINLFFEASTRTQASFELAGKRLGADVMNMSVGNSSVKKGETLIDTAMTLNAMRPDVLVIRHSSAGAAALLAQKVSCSVVNAGDGQHEHPTQALLDALTIRRAKGKLSRIIVAICGDVLHSRVARSNILLLNAMGARVRVVAPATLLPAGIAEMGVEVFHSMKEGLKDADVVMMLRLQRERMSGAFVPSVREYYHFYGLDAETLKAAKEDALVMHPGPMNRGVEIASEVADGPQSVIAEQVEMGVAVRMAVMETLLVSQNQGPRSDGMMA
- a CDS encoding dihydroorotase; this translates as MSNPIVLKNVRIIDPSRNLDEVGTIIAKNGVILAAGHKAQNQGAPEGAVIRDCTGLVATPGLVDARVHVGEPGGEHRETIASASRAAAAGGVTSIIMMPDTDPIIDDIALVEFVKKTARDTADVNVYPAAAITKGLAGEEMTEIGLLMQAGAVAFTDAHSSVHDTQVLRRIMTYAREFGAVVSCETRDKYLGANGVMHEGLFASWLGLSGIPKEAELIPLERDLRIAHLTRGRYHAAMISVPESVEAIERARSRGAKVTCGISINNLALNENDIGEYRTFFKLYPPLRPEDDRVAMADAVASGAIDIIVSSHDPQDVDTKRLPFGEAEDGAIGLETMLAAALRLHHGGQVSLMRLIDAMSTRPAQIFGLNAGTLKPGAAADIALIDLDEPWLVAKDMLLSRSKNTPFEDARFSGRAVATYVSGKLVHAI
- the plsY gene encoding glycerol-3-phosphate 1-O-acyltransferase PlsY, whose translation is MLSNLMSWQITLPIALAAAVIGYLFGSIPFGLILTRAAGLGDVRSIGSGNIGATNVLRTGNRTLAAATLLLDALKASAAAWVVGYFLGEEAAIIAGFFAFIGHLFPVWIGFKGGKGVATYIGTLLGVAPIMVVLFAAVWLAVAFTTRYSSLSALVAMLVIPVALWILGNEKVAAVMAIMTLISYWKHKANISRLMGGTESKIGAKG
- the dprA gene encoding DNA-processing protein DprA, whose protein sequence is MDALNAEPKGVVLTERQRIAWLRLIRSDNIGPATFRDLINHFGSAEAALAALPELSARGGATRAIRIASEAEAHRELEAARRFGARFVGIGEPDYPQALKQIDGAPPLLAVKGTLAAAKRPAVGIVGSRNASIAGAKFAAMVARDCGRAGYTVVSGLARGIDTAAHRASLDTGTIAALAGGLDQPYPPENIGLLEEITGGNGLAVSEMPFGWEPRARDFPRRNRLIAGIGLGLVVIEAATRSGSLITARLAGEFGRLVFAVPGSPLDPRCHGTNGLLKDGASIVTAPADVIEALAPLAQFELFPSSMAEELAPDGKAMSVPPGDSDRNRIIDALGPTPVEIDDVIRHTGLSASAVYLILLELDIAGRLHRHQGGLVSLSD